One genomic region from Cyanobium usitatum str. Tous encodes:
- a CDS encoding cytochrome c biogenesis protein CcdA, with the protein MISFGPQLADWARSSEALLQHSLASPTPTTVGVVFAGGLLTSLGPCSLSLLPVTLAYLAGFGGTPGVKPSQAPWQRSLSFAAGIVASLVLLGLVSGLLGRIYGQIPGLIPTVVAVLALLMGLNLLGLLKLPLPAGPDPEIWRRRVPAPLAPIAAGLAFGLAATPCTTPVLAVLLAWMAQNGKPLVGMLLLTSFGAGQVVPLLLAGTAAASLPGLLSLRRLGQWVPPISGVVLVTTGALTLVANWR; encoded by the coding sequence ATGATCAGTTTTGGGCCCCAACTGGCCGATTGGGCCCGCAGCAGCGAGGCGCTACTGCAGCACTCCCTGGCCAGCCCCACCCCCACCACCGTTGGGGTTGTTTTTGCTGGCGGCCTGCTCACGAGCCTGGGGCCCTGCTCCCTGTCGCTTTTGCCGGTCACCCTTGCCTATCTGGCTGGCTTTGGCGGCACGCCCGGCGTTAAGCCCAGCCAGGCTCCCTGGCAGCGCAGCCTCAGCTTTGCTGCCGGCATCGTGGCCTCCCTGGTGCTGCTGGGCCTGGTTAGCGGCCTACTGGGCCGGATCTACGGCCAAATCCCCGGGCTGATTCCCACGGTGGTGGCTGTGCTGGCACTGCTGATGGGCCTAAACCTGCTGGGCCTGCTGAAGCTGCCCCTGCCCGCCGGACCCGATCCTGAAATCTGGCGGCGCCGGGTGCCAGCTCCCCTGGCTCCGATAGCCGCAGGCCTAGCTTTTGGTCTGGCCGCCACACCCTGCACCACCCCTGTGCTGGCGGTGCTACTTGCCTGGATGGCCCAAAACGGCAAGCCACTTGTGGGCATGTTGCTGCTCACCAGCTTTGGAGCCGGTCAGGTGGTGCCGCTGCTGCTGGCCGGCACGGCGGCCGCCAGCCTGCCGGGCTTGCTGAGCCTGAGGCGGCTGGGCCAATGGGTTCCCCCGATCAGCGGCGTGGTGCTGGTGACCACCGGCGCCCTCACCCTGGTGGCCAACTGGCGATGA
- a CDS encoding FtsW/RodA/SpoVE family cell cycle protein: MLPLPWSQWPAEARLLLGMVALWSLIGLLVLTSASWWVAEREMGDGAFYLKRQLIWMVASWGLLWLGLRTSLRRWLHLAPLGLWVGIALVAATLVMGSTVNGASRWLVLGPVQLQPSELVKPFVVLQGAALFAHWKRIGNDQKLLWLGAFGALILLILKQPNLSTAALSGLLLWLMALAGGVSLPLLLGAAGAGGLLGSGSIMLNEYQRLRVVSFLDPWRDAQGDGYQLVQSLMAIGSGGLLGEGFGLSTQKLQYLPIQSTDFIFAVFAEEFGFVGSLVLLLFLLLFGFVGLRVALSCRSNQQRLIAIGCTTLLVGQSILNIAVASGAMPTTGLPLPLISYGGNSLMASLLVCGLLIRCSLEAGGLAPTPRRRRTAAAR; this comes from the coding sequence GGTGGGTAGCTGAACGGGAGATGGGTGACGGCGCCTTTTATCTAAAGCGCCAGTTGATTTGGATGGTTGCCAGCTGGGGACTGCTCTGGCTCGGCCTACGCACCAGCCTGCGGCGCTGGTTGCACCTAGCTCCCCTGGGGTTGTGGGTTGGCATCGCTCTGGTCGCAGCCACCCTGGTGATGGGCAGCACTGTCAACGGCGCCAGTCGCTGGCTGGTGCTTGGACCGGTACAGCTGCAGCCATCGGAATTGGTCAAGCCTTTTGTGGTGTTGCAGGGCGCTGCCCTTTTTGCCCACTGGAAGCGCATCGGCAACGATCAGAAACTGCTCTGGCTAGGGGCATTTGGGGCCCTGATCCTGCTGATCCTCAAGCAACCAAACCTCAGCACCGCCGCCCTATCGGGGCTGCTGCTCTGGCTGATGGCCCTGGCTGGGGGGGTTTCCCTGCCCCTGCTGCTCGGGGCAGCCGGAGCGGGAGGGCTGCTTGGCAGCGGCAGCATCATGCTTAACGAATACCAGCGTTTGCGGGTTGTGTCCTTCCTGGATCCCTGGCGAGATGCCCAGGGGGACGGCTACCAACTGGTGCAGAGCTTGATGGCGATCGGCTCAGGAGGCCTCCTAGGCGAGGGGTTTGGCCTTTCCACCCAGAAGCTGCAATACCTGCCAATCCAGAGCACCGATTTTATTTTTGCAGTTTTTGCTGAGGAATTTGGCTTCGTGGGCTCGCTGGTGCTGCTGCTGTTTTTGCTGCTGTTTGGCTTTGTGGGACTGAGGGTTGCCCTCAGCTGCCGCAGCAACCAGCAGCGCCTAATCGCCATCGGCTGCACCACCTTGCTGGTGGGCCAATCCATCCTCAATATCGCCGTAGCCAGCGGTGCCATGCCCACAACCGGCCTGCCACTGCCCCTGATCAGCTACGGCGGCAACTCCTTGATGGCCAGCCTGCTTGTTTGCGGCCTATTGATCCGCTGCTCGCTGGAGGCAGGTGGTCTTGCCCCTACCCCCCGGCGCCGGCGCACCGCAGCTGCCCGATAG